TGTGCAGGCGCGACCTGTCGGCTACAGTTCCCTTGCGGAGTATTTCGAATTTGTCAAGGATTATAACCATTCCGATCCTGCGAAGTGGTTTTGCACACTCAGGCTGGTTGGATTTTGCTTGCTCATCCGGCGGGACGTTTACGAAAAGGTGGGCGGATTTGACGAACGGTTCGGGAAAGGAAACTTTGAGGATGACGATTACTGCATGCGCATGCGGCGCGCGGGCTACCGTCTGGTTGTAGCCGCAGACACGTATATACATCATTACGGCAGTGTCACGAACCGCATGGATCCGGAATATGCCCAGCTGTTGGAAACCAATCGCCTGCAATTTGTAAGCAAATGGGGTATCGATCCATTGCAAATGTTACAGTATCATGACGCTCTCGCCGCATTTCTTCCACCGGCGGATCGGATACTGGACGCCGCCTGCGGGGGTGGAGGCCTTGGCTTGAATTTGAAAAATAAAGGCATGCCGTTCGTTGCCGGAATCGAAAGCGATGCGTTGTTGGCAGTCGATGCACGTACGGTTCTCGATGAAGTATGGGTTGGTGATGCGGAAACGATTCGGCTGCCATATCCGGGCGGATGGTTTGATGCCATACTCCTGGCAGATGCGCTTTTGCATTTTGCCAATCCTAAAGCGGCGCTGGCACATTTGGCGACATATCTAAAACAAGGCGGATATGTGGTCGCATCCATTTCCAATGCCACCTATGTCGGCGTGATCAAGAAACTGTTGGAAGGAAACGGAATGCGTCTGGAGCTTGGCAGGCAATACAACGGCAACTCAGCGCTCCTTTCTCTGGATGAGATCATATGGCTGTTCGAACAGGCCGGATTGCAAATCGAGACCATCGGCGGGATGCAAGAAATGGATGACAAATTGGAAATCATGGTTCATGAATTGCTGCAGCTTCGAGAACGCCTGGGGCTTGGGGAGTTGGTTCCTTCGGCGCTGGATCAATGGAAGACGAAGCAATATTATATTCGTGCGATTAAGAGATAAGGCACCGCTTAAGAAGCCTTGTGAGAGTCACATTTGACATGTACACCGTATATATTGCACAGATGGGATAATCCAAAGAAACGGGAGCTCGAAGGATTGCAAAATGTTGCTGCATCCTGTAAGAAGTTTAAAGGAGACCGTCGGATGGACGAACATAAAGTTCTGTTTGTTACATGTGTCAATAATGAGGAAATGTATCGAAATTGTATGAACCATTTGCGCGGGTTAATGATTCCCGAAGGCTTCAAAGTGGACGTATTGCCGATCCGGGATGCCGAAAGCATGACAAAAGCATATAACACAGCCATGCGGTCGTCAGATGCCAAATATAAAGTTTACCTGCACCAGGATACTTTTATCATCCATAAATTCTTTATCCATGATGTCATTGCATTGTTTCAGAATGAGCCGGCGCTTGGCCTTTTAGGTATGGTTGGCTGCAAAAAACTTCCCCCAAATGGTGTTTGGTGGGAAGGCAAGAACTTGGTGGGCAAGGTTATCGAGCATCGCAATACGTATCGTGTATTAAAATTTGAGGATGCCGACGAACCCTTCAGTTCCGTCGAAGCGATCGACGGCCTGTTAATGGCTGCACAGTATGATGTTCCATGGCGTGAAGATCTGTTTCAAGGATTTCATTTTTATGATACTTCGCAATCGCTGGAATTCCACAAACATGGCTGCTTGGTTGGGGTTCCTGCACAAGCCGAAGCTTGGTGTATCCACGATTGCGGCAATGAATTCGATGTAAATCGTTATCAGCACGATCGGAGTGTCTTTATTAAAAACTATACGCAGGTATCGGATTCTACCCGATCATCCGACGATATTGCAACATCGATCCCAACTGTTTCCAATGAAGCGGATGATGAACCAATCAAGGACGAACAACCGCCGAATCAGCCGGGAGATGCGAAACAGGAAGATCCGATTCTGATTTATGAGTCCCCTTTGGTCAGCGTGTTAATACCAACATATAACAGACCGCACTATTTGGAACTTGCAGTACAAAGCGTTCTTATGCAAACGTACAAAAAGATTGAAATCATTATTACCGACAATAGCACGAATCTTGAGTCACAGGCAAGACTTGCCCCATACTTGGAAAAACACCCGCAAATCAAGTATGTCAAAAATGAGCGGGATCTCGGTTACGTGGAGAACTGTCAGCGGGGGTTTGCATTAGCATCCGGAGACTACATCAATTATCTTATGGACGATGATCTCTTTTGCAGAGAAAAAATAGAAAAAATGCTGTCATTTTATTTGCAGCATGCTGATATCACACTTGTAACATCGTATCGACAATTGATGGACGAAGCCGGAAATCCGCTTGCGCCAATCGCTGCAACCAGGAAATTATTTGAAGAAACGGCAATGCTGGATGGAAAGGTGTTAGGGAACTTCGTACTTTCGAACTGTCTGAATGTGATTGGCGAACCGACAACAGTACTGTTTAGAAGAAAAGACCTCGAAAGGTTTGGAGCTTACAAAGGAAAATCATACAAAATGCTGATCGATGTCGCTTCCTGGATGTCCCTCTTATCGAAAGGCAATGCCGTTTATATTTCGGAAACCTTAAGCCAATTCAGACTTCATTCGAATCAAAGTCAAAAGTCAATTTCCACGAGTGTATCCGCGATCCAGGAATGGCTGGATCTAATCAGAGATGCCAGAGCTGAAGGTTTTCTGGATCATGATACAGCATATAAAACGGCCCTCAATCAATATTTGACACATTGCAGCCAAATCATCCAACAGGCGATTCATTCCAATGACTGCAGCATTTTAAAAACAAACCGGGTCGGCGAAATTCTAGGCAGTTGTATTGCCGAGATTGTCGGGTGATGAACATGAACAGAACCGCAATGGAGATTCGGCAAAAAATTCTGGAACTTGCACGTCAATATTATCGCGAAAACTGGCCAAAACGTTCCTTTCGTCCTGGAACAGACCACATTCCTGTAAGCGGGAAAGTGTTTGATGATGATGAGGTGGCCCACCTTGTAGAAGCATCTCTTGATTTTTGGCTGACGACCGGACGGTATGCGGATGAATTTGAAAAAGAGTTTGCACGTTTTATGGGCAGACGTTACGCGATTTTGACCAATTCCGGATCCAGCGCCAATTTACTTGCCCTTAGCGCCCTTACATCTGAACAATTAGGAAAACGAAGATTGCTGCCGGGTGATGAGGTGATTACGGTCGCAGCGGGATTTCCGACTACAGTAAACCCGATTCTGCAAAATCAACTGGTTCCCGTTTTTTTGGATGTCAAGATCCCAACTTACAACATTGACACAAGTGTATTGGAAACGGCGGTTGGCGAGCGCACAAAGGCGATCATGCTCGCTCACACGCTGGGCAATCCTTTTCATCTGGATGAAGTAAAACGCGTCGCGGAGAAATACCATTTATGGTTGATCGAAGACACGTGTGATGCTGTCGGCGCCAAATACCGTGGACAAATGGCCGGTACCTTTGGCGATCTGGCCACCGTGAGTTTTTATCCCGCACATCATATCACAATGGGTGAAGGAGGAGCCGTACTTACTTCCCATCCGCTCTTGAAACGGATCGTAGAGTCTTTCCGCGATTGGGGACGTGATTGCTGGTGCGAACCCGGCAAAGATAATACATGCGGAAAACGATTCGGCTGGCAGTTGGGTGATTTGCCGTATGGATATGACCACAAATATACGTATAGCCATATTGGCTATAATCTCAAATTGACGGATATGCAAGCGGCGGTAGGAGTGGCTCAACTCAAGAAACTTCCTGCATTTGTTACAAAGCGTCGGGAAAATTACATGTTTTTGCGTAAGGCGCTGATTCAACTGGAAGATGTCTTGATCTTGCCGGAAGATACGCCCGATAGTGAACCGAGTTACTTCGGATTTCCAGTTACTTTGCGCGAAGCTGCTCCAATTTCCCGAAATCAGCTTGTACAACGATTGGATCAGCATAAAATCGGAACGCGCCTTCTTTTCGGAGGAAATCTTTTGCGTCAACCTGCCTACAAAAATATTCCGCACCGCGTTGTGGGCGAACTGTCCAATACAGACCGGATCATGAATCAGACGTTTTGGATCGGCATCTATCCCGGTTTGACGCGCGACATGCTTCAGTATATGGCCGGTATTCTATATCAGATTTTTGGGAGAGAGGGTCGCTTATGAAAGTGGTAATCCTCGCCGGTGGATTTGGAACAAGAATCAGTGAAGAATCCCACCTGAAGCCAAAGCCAATGATCGAAATCGGTGAAAACCCTATTTTGTGGCATATTATGAAGATCTATTCTCATTATGGATTCCATGATTTCATCATTTGTTTGGGATATAAAGGAAATGTTATTAAGGAATATTTTTCAAATTATTACCTGCATGCAGCAGATGTTACCTTCAATTTTCAAAAACCGGATAAAAGAATGATCCATCACTATTCGGCCGAACCTTGGAGTGTTACATTGGCAGATACCGGGAAAGAGACCATGACAGGCGGCCGTGTGAAACAGATTCGAAAGTATGTAGGAAATGAGCCGTTTATGCTTACTTATGGAGATGGAGTAGCGGATGTCAATATACTAGAATTGGCCGAATACCATCGCTCTCACGGGAAACTTGCCACAATCACGGCTGCACAACCGCCCGGACGCTTTGGAGCGTTGCGTATAACTGAAGATAGCAGGGTGGAGAAATTTGAGGAAAAGGTAAAAGGTGACGGCGGGTGGGTAAATGCTGGGTTCTTCGTATTCCAGCCGGAGATTTTTGACTATATCGAGGGAAGCGGCACAATTTTAGAAAAAGAGCCTTTGGAAAACCTTGCGAATCACGGACAACTGATTGCCTATAAACATTCCGGCTTTTGGCAGCCCATGGATACACTGCGCGACAAAATATACCTGGAAGAATTGTGGAAAACAGGAAAAGCGCCTTGGAAAAAATGGGAGGAAAAAATGATTCACGAGTAAGGAAGAGATGATCAACCATGTTGGACGTTGATTTCTGGAAAAATAAAAATGTATTGGTTACAGGCCACACAGGGTTCAAGGGTTCGTGGTTGTGTTTATGGCTCCATGCTTTAGGTGCGAAAGTCACAGGTTATGCGCTATCTCCACCATCCCGCCCAAATGTATTCCAGTTATGTGAAATTGGCGATCTCGTCACTTCTGTGATTGACGATATAAGAAATAAACAGAGATTGCAAGCAATCGTATCGGAAAAGAGTCCGGAAATTATCATTCATCTGGCAGCACAGCCACTCGTCCAGGAATCCTATCACGATCCCGCAGAAACATACGAAATTAATGCCATGGGCACAGTGTATTTGTTTGAGGCAATCAGACATTCAGCAAGGGAAGGAAAAGGTGCAAAAGCGGTAGTGAATGTCACAAGCGACAAATGCTACAAAGACCAAGAGTGGATTTGGGGTTACCGGGAAAATGACCCGCTCGGTGGATTTGATCCGTATTCGAACAGCAAAGCCTGTTCAGAGTTGATAACCGCTTCCTATCGAAACTCTTTCTTTCACCACGATGATTTTGCCGTACATGGCGTGGCGCTTGCTTCTGCCAGAGCGGGAAATGTGATCGGCGGCGGGGACTTTGCCGCATTGCGTTTGGTTCCGGATTGCATGCGTTCGCTCTTAAAGCACGAACCCATTACGATTCGAAATCCTGCAGCTGTAAGGCCCTGGCAACATGTGCTTGAGCCGCTTGGCGGGTACCTGATGCTGGCGCAAAAGTTATATGAGTGCGGCACCCAATTTGCGGAAGAATGGAATTTTGGGCCAAATGACAATGATGCCAGAACGGTTGAATGGGTAGTCGGGAAAATATGCGAAAAATGGGGTTCTGATGCGATCTATGAAATCGACCAGAATCAGCATCCGCATGAGACACATTACTTGACATTGGATTGTTCAAAGGCAAAAACGAAATTGGGTTGGCACCCTGTATGGAATCTGGAGCAAGCCATCGATAAAGTGATCGAGTGGACACGAGCATATCGTGAAAATCACAATATCAGACATGTATGTTTAAAACAAATGGAGGATTACATGAACTGTTTTGACCAATAGGAAAATGTTTCATACAGTAAGATGCAGGGATTCATCGTGAAGGGGCAGTGTCGTCATGCAATTGCATAAAACCCGAATTCCCGGCTGTTTTACAATACAACCGTTGCTGTTTAAAGATGAACGAGGCGTCTTCGTCAAAACATTTCGTTCCGATGTTTTTGCGGAAAATCATTTGGAAACCCATTTTCCGGAGCAATATTATTCAATTTCCCGGCAAGGAGTTTTGCGAGGATTGCATTTTCAGATTCCTCCCAGAGAGCATACAAAGCTCGTGTATTGTGTATCCGGCAAAGTCATGGATGTCATCGTGGATCTGCGAAGGGGTTCACCAGCGTTTGGAAATTTTGAGGTGTTTGAGTTATCTGCAGAAGAAGGCAATATGATTTATATCCCTCCAGGATTGGCACACGGTTTTTATGTAACAAGCGAGCGCGCGATTTTAGTCTACAACGTTTCCTCTTTGTACTCTCCGGAACACGATTGCGGGATTCATTGGCGTTCGATCGATTTGCCATGGCCGAATCAAAACCCTATTCTTTCGGAAAGAGATGGCGCCTTTCCACATGTATCGAATTTTTCCAGTCCATTTTCATTCGAGGGTGGTGAAAAAGGAAAATGATGCCGCCGACAGCGATCGTTACAGGTGGGACCGGCTTTGTCGGGTCATATTTGGTGAGGCGTTTGGTTGCTGACGGGTGGAATGTACATAGCATCGTCCGCCCGGAGTCAAAACTTTTGCTTTTGCAAGACATATTGGATCGTATAACTCTGCACGTTCACGACGGCTCGACAAATCACATGCTTCAAATTTTAAAAATGGCGAAACCTGCGGTTGTTTTTCATTTGGCATCCTTATTTCTTGCTCAACACGAGCCAAAGGATATTGAACCGATGATGCAAAGCAATCTTATGTTTGGCACGCAACTTGTTGAAGCCATGGTCGCAAATGGTGTGTCCCGGTTGATTAATACCGGAACCTCGTGGCAACATTACGAAAATAAAGAGTATAGTCCGGTTTGTCTCTATGCTGCAACAAAGCAGGCGTTTCAAAACATTTTACAATTCTATACAGAAGCGACTCCTTTAAAAGTCATTACGTTAAAATTGTTTGATACGTATGGTGCTGGGGATCCGAGACCCAAATTGTTTTCCGTCTTGCGAAAACATTCCAAGCAACTTGAACCATTGTCCATGTCGCCTGGGGAACAGTTCATGGATCTTGTCTATATTGATGATGTCGTGACAGCTTTTATTTTAGCTGCCCGGCGTATACAAAATGAGGATGGCAAAGCAAATGAAGAGTTTGCGGTGTCTTCCGGCCATAGGATTCAGTTAAAGCATTTGGTCGAAACGTATCGTCGTGTCGTGGGAAAACCATTGCAAATCCAATGGGGTGTACGTCCTTACCGCTTTCGTGAGGTTATGGCGCCTTGGAATACAGGGCAGCGGTTGCCCGGCTGGGAACCAATGATGCAACTGGAAGAGGGCATTCGAAGAATGGAAGGAATGGAATAAATGGATTTGTTTCACTCACAAAAAAATGGCGTGAATCTCTTCACGCCGTTTCCAAACTATATATTTAAAAAGGGGGTCAAATGTTATGTCTCTATAGTATCGCCAAAATATTTCATACATATTACATGCAGATGAAAAGTTTGTGATAAATGGACACTTGAATCTCTTTAAAATTGAATCTTTTCGGAAATATACGCTTTTAATTCGGCAATCGGCATGCGCACTTGCTGCATGGAGTCCCGCTCTCTGACGGTGACTTGACCGTCTGTCTGCGAGTCAAAGTCATAGGTAATGCAGAATGGCGTGCCGATTTCATCCTGGCGGCGATAGCGTTTCCCGATCGAACCTGTCTCATCGAAGTCGCAATAAAAATCTTTGGCCAAATCTTCGAAAATGTTGCGGGCGCCGTCCGACAGTTTTTTGGATAATGGGAGTATGGCCGCTTTAATCGGCGCCAAGGCAGGATGGAAACGCATGACTGTGCGCGTATCTCCTTCGCCAAGGTGTTCCTCCGCATATGCATCGATCAGGAATGCGAGTGTCACGCGATCCGCACCGAGTGATGGTTCGATACAATAGGGCACATATTTTTCATTTGTATCCGGGTCGAGATAATGGAAATCTTCACCGGAATGTTCCATATGCCGTTTGAGATCGAAGTCGGTGCGGTCGGCAACGCCCCAAAGCTCGCCCCAGCCGAATGGGAAGCGGTATTCGATATCTGTGGTCGCATTGCTGTAATGGGACAATTCATCTTTGGAATGATCCCTAAGGCGCAGGTTGTCTGTTGTCATCCCGAGACGAAGCAGCCATTGATGACAAAATTCCCGCCAGTATGCAAACCATTTCAAGTCTTCTCCCGGTTGACAGAAGAATTCCAGTTCCATTTGTTCAAATTCCCGCGTACGGAATGTGAAGTTGCCTGGCGTGATCTCATTGCGGAAACTTTTTCCGATTTGTCCAATGCCGAAAGGAAGCTTCTTGCGCATGGTACGCTGGACATTTTTGTAATTGACAAAAATCCCTTGGGCTGTTTCCGGGCGCAGATAAATTTGGTTCGCGGAAGATTCCGTGACACCTTGAAACGTTTTGAACATCAAATTAAATTGGCGAATATCCGTAAAATCTTTTGCGCCGCAATCGGGACACGCAATATCGTGTTCTGTGATCAGATCCTGCATTTGTGCAAAAGATAATCCGTCGACGATCATTTCGATGTCCTTTTGCGAGAGGGCGTTTTCGATCAGCTTGTCGGCGCGATGGCGCGCCTTGCACTGTTTGCAGTCGATCATCGGATCGTTAAAATTGCCGACATGGCCGGATGCCACCCATGTCTGCGGGTTCATCAAGATGGCGGCGTCAAGACCGACATTGTACGGGGACTCTTGAATAAACTTTTTCCACCAGGCTTTTTTCACATTGTTTTTCAGTTCGACGCCTAACGGGCCGTAATCCCAAGTATTGGCAAGTCCGCCGTAAATTTCTGATCCCGGGAAAATAAAGCCGCGATGCTTTGCCAATGCGACGACTTGATCCATTGTTACGGTTTGATCGGTTGTACTGCTCATATGTCTCGAGCTCCTTCATTGCGTTTTTTGATATTCGTTTTTTGATATGAAAGATGAAAAAATAAAAACCCCCGCCCCCTGTATAAACAAGGGACGAGAGTTGATCTCCCGCGGTTCCACCCTAGTTGACGCGATCCATCCTGTCAGATTGGAAAATAAGCGTCCACTTTTAAGAATCAAGGCTCCAGACTGCCGTTCATGAACCGTCCAAACCGGGCTTCCACCATCCCCGGCTCGCTTGTTGGCAATCGTTCATTACTCCTGTCTGTCACTGCCGTGCAACTATAGGATTTTGAAAAAATACTAGCAAAGTATAGTTGGAAAGTCAATGTGGAAAGGGACAATTATCAAAAAGCCGAAACCATCATTTTGGATTGCCGGCGAATGACTAACGAAAAAGGGCGGACCATCTCTTTTTCATCGTTATTTTAACGGTTTCTTTTGGACGGCTTTCGGATTTTTGACTTTCCGCATGAAGGATCTGCCCAGAATCATGGTCCGGATTTGACAACCGTTCCTCGTCGGAGACATGAACCATTTGTTGATCGTTCTGATCTGGCAATGAAAAGGGTTCATAAGCGCAAGGAATCTTGGTCACCCGGCTTGTCCATTCATCCAGCGCCGTCAAATCGTCGCGGCTTACTTCTTGTAACGACGTTTTCCCCAATGCCCGAATGCCTACTTTTATTTCTTCGACAAACGAATGGAAAAAGTTTTTCAAGTGATCGGCTGCAGCATCCGCATCAAATTGTTCCGTGCGGGAACCCGGATAAAATACCAATTCGGTTGGGGGCTCCCAAGGAATTGTTTTTGTGACTTGATCATGTGTCATCGCCCACAGGACTGCTGTTCCCATAAAAATTCCGTCCGCACCTAAAGCAAGCGCTTTGAGACATTCTCCGGGATTATTAAATCCGCCGCCGATCAATACACTGATTTGTCCTTTCACGTCTCGTTTTTTGAAATATGCAACAGCCCGGGATAAAGCAAAGATGGTGGGAAGTCCAAAATCATCTTCCAAAATGGGCGGACCCCCTTTTGTTCCTGCTTGTCCTCCATCAATGCTGATAAAATCGACAGCAGCCTGAATGGCGGCTTCCAAATCGGCTTCCAGCTTTGCGCTGGCGCAAATTTTGACGCCAATCGGTACGCCGCCGGTGATTTGGCGCAGATTTGCAACGAGTGTTTGCAAATCTTGAACACTTTGGATTTCCTTATGGCGGGAAGGAATGACAACTGTTTCACCATCCGGAACCTGCAAAATCTCGCGGGCTTTGCCTTGCATATATTCCGGCGGAATGAAGCTGGCAGAACCGGCGCTTGCTCCTTGTCCGATATGGATTTCAATCGCATCCGCCTGTTTCAGGATCGCTGGGTCTTTATTCCAGGCAGCCGAGTTGTACTGAAGAATATAGTACTTTGCATTTGCCCGGTCTTCCGGCAGAAACCCTCCCTCTCCGGAATTTGTCGCCGTTCCGACAGCAGCAGTTCCTTTCGCGACGGCCAACCGGACTTTTTCCGTGACACCGATGCCATATCCCATCGCCCCTGCCAGGATCGGGATATCTAACGCCAACGGTTTTCTTGATTTTGGTCCGATGGTAATTTTGACATCCACCGGCGCGTTTTCCTGTGCCGGCAATGTAGCAAGTTGTGCCGGCGAGAAAATAAGACCGTCAAAATTAAGAAACTTGCGCGGACTGCCAAACGGCCTTTCGATAATGTTTCCGGATTGTGCCCGCAAACTGTTTTCCACAACCATTTGGGGAGATGTTCTCGTCATAGCCGTTACCATTTCCCAAATATTTTCCGGATAGCGATCTGACATCAAACGCCGGATCCATCGTCCCAATATCCATTGAATCAAGGGTCTTGCAAAAAGAATCATGAGAATCACTGCAAACAAAAAAGCAAGTATTGCCCCTGAGAGGGAAGCAAGGAAAAGCATCAGCCCGTTGTTCTCCATAACATTCTTCCGATATGAGTATTTTATAGTGCCTTTACAACCGAATCCGGCCGTGGAAACTTTGTTCATGAATTGTTCATGATTTGTTCCTGTTTGATTCATGGTTCGTTCATGCACATAAATCGTCGTGTTCGTTTGGTATATACCATAAGTTTTCCATGGCTTCCGATTTTATGTACAGCTCTTATCTATGACCTGACCGGGAAGAGATTTCGTGCATTTAGTGTATATGGAAACGTTTTTGAATGACGGCCACGAGCAGCATCAGCAAGGGAATCCCGACTTGAAAAGGAAGATGGAGATAATATGGCACATATTTTAGTCCGATCTCCAGATGCCGGGGAAGATTGCCCGCGATTTGCATGGAAGCCGACAAGACAATCAGGCTCAGCGGAACGATGATGTACAAAGGTTTCCGGATTCGGAAAACATCTGCAATCCCGAGGACCGCCCCATAGAAAAACAGCGTAATTTTAAAGAATCCTCCCAAAATTAACGTTGCAATGCTGATGATATCCATCCGCACGATAATATTTGCGATATTGACCTTATCGATCGTCGTCAACAATGGGAATACTTGATTGCTTGCCTGGACGCCCAATACAGCGATATCGATAGCGATTGTCAGACTGAGGATGAGTCCGCTTGCCAAAATCCCGTACAATCCCGTTTTCATTACCTGCGTCGATGGATTCGCATA
Above is a window of Fodinisporobacter ferrooxydans DNA encoding:
- a CDS encoding glycosyltransferase, with the protein product MATGRITGKKASLTSIIIPTCNKWEYTKQCLESIRQFTDAPYELIVVDNGSQDVTVQELRRMEDVFLIENNANLGFPRACNQGMAQAKGDQLLILNNDIVVSRQWLSNMLHCLNGDPRNGAVGPVTNYISGVQARPVGYSSLAEYFEFVKDYNHSDPAKWFCTLRLVGFCLLIRRDVYEKVGGFDERFGKGNFEDDDYCMRMRRAGYRLVVAADTYIHHYGSVTNRMDPEYAQLLETNRLQFVSKWGIDPLQMLQYHDALAAFLPPADRILDAACGGGGLGLNLKNKGMPFVAGIESDALLAVDARTVLDEVWVGDAETIRLPYPGGWFDAILLADALLHFANPKAALAHLATYLKQGGYVVASISNATYVGVIKKLLEGNGMRLELGRQYNGNSALLSLDEIIWLFEQAGLQIETIGGMQEMDDKLEIMVHELLQLRERLGLGELVPSALDQWKTKQYYIRAIKR
- a CDS encoding glycosyltransferase family 2 protein encodes the protein MLIPTYNRPHYLELAVQSVLMQTYKKIEIIITDNSTNLESQARLAPYLEKHPQIKYVKNERDLGYVENCQRGFALASGDYINYLMDDDLFCREKIEKMLSFYLQHADITLVTSYRQLMDEAGNPLAPIAATRKLFEETAMLDGKVLGNFVLSNCLNVIGEPTTVLFRRKDLERFGAYKGKSYKMLIDVASWMSLLSKGNAVYISETLSQFRLHSNQSQKSISTSVSAIQEWLDLIRDARAEGFLDHDTAYKTALNQYLTHCSQIIQQAIHSNDCSILKTNRVGEILGSCIAEIVG
- the rfbH gene encoding lipopolysaccharide biosynthesis protein RfbH, coding for MNRTAMEIRQKILELARQYYRENWPKRSFRPGTDHIPVSGKVFDDDEVAHLVEASLDFWLTTGRYADEFEKEFARFMGRRYAILTNSGSSANLLALSALTSEQLGKRRLLPGDEVITVAAGFPTTVNPILQNQLVPVFLDVKIPTYNIDTSVLETAVGERTKAIMLAHTLGNPFHLDEVKRVAEKYHLWLIEDTCDAVGAKYRGQMAGTFGDLATVSFYPAHHITMGEGGAVLTSHPLLKRIVESFRDWGRDCWCEPGKDNTCGKRFGWQLGDLPYGYDHKYTYSHIGYNLKLTDMQAAVGVAQLKKLPAFVTKRRENYMFLRKALIQLEDVLILPEDTPDSEPSYFGFPVTLREAAPISRNQLVQRLDQHKIGTRLLFGGNLLRQPAYKNIPHRVVGELSNTDRIMNQTFWIGIYPGLTRDMLQYMAGILYQIFGREGRL
- the rfbF gene encoding glucose-1-phosphate cytidylyltransferase: MKVVILAGGFGTRISEESHLKPKPMIEIGENPILWHIMKIYSHYGFHDFIICLGYKGNVIKEYFSNYYLHAADVTFNFQKPDKRMIHHYSAEPWSVTLADTGKETMTGGRVKQIRKYVGNEPFMLTYGDGVADVNILELAEYHRSHGKLATITAAQPPGRFGALRITEDSRVEKFEEKVKGDGGWVNAGFFVFQPEIFDYIEGSGTILEKEPLENLANHGQLIAYKHSGFWQPMDTLRDKIYLEELWKTGKAPWKKWEEKMIHE
- the rfbG gene encoding CDP-glucose 4,6-dehydratase; this encodes MLDVDFWKNKNVLVTGHTGFKGSWLCLWLHALGAKVTGYALSPPSRPNVFQLCEIGDLVTSVIDDIRNKQRLQAIVSEKSPEIIIHLAAQPLVQESYHDPAETYEINAMGTVYLFEAIRHSAREGKGAKAVVNVTSDKCYKDQEWIWGYRENDPLGGFDPYSNSKACSELITASYRNSFFHHDDFAVHGVALASARAGNVIGGGDFAALRLVPDCMRSLLKHEPITIRNPAAVRPWQHVLEPLGGYLMLAQKLYECGTQFAEEWNFGPNDNDARTVEWVVGKICEKWGSDAIYEIDQNQHPHETHYLTLDCSKAKTKLGWHPVWNLEQAIDKVIEWTRAYRENHNIRHVCLKQMEDYMNCFDQ
- the rfbC gene encoding dTDP-4-dehydrorhamnose 3,5-epimerase; the protein is MQLHKTRIPGCFTIQPLLFKDERGVFVKTFRSDVFAENHLETHFPEQYYSISRQGVLRGLHFQIPPREHTKLVYCVSGKVMDVIVDLRRGSPAFGNFEVFELSAEEGNMIYIPPGLAHGFYVTSERAILVYNVSSLYSPEHDCGIHWRSIDLPWPNQNPILSERDGAFPHVSNFSSPFSFEGGEKGK
- a CDS encoding NAD-dependent epimerase/dehydratase family protein, yielding MMPPTAIVTGGTGFVGSYLVRRLVADGWNVHSIVRPESKLLLLQDILDRITLHVHDGSTNHMLQILKMAKPAVVFHLASLFLAQHEPKDIEPMMQSNLMFGTQLVEAMVANGVSRLINTGTSWQHYENKEYSPVCLYAATKQAFQNILQFYTEATPLKVITLKLFDTYGAGDPRPKLFSVLRKHSKQLEPLSMSPGEQFMDLVYIDDVVTAFILAARRIQNEDGKANEEFAVSSGHRIQLKHLVETYRRVVGKPLQIQWGVRPYRFREVMAPWNTGQRLPGWEPMMQLEEGIRRMEGME
- a CDS encoding glycine--tRNA ligase, whose protein sequence is MSSTTDQTVTMDQVVALAKHRGFIFPGSEIYGGLANTWDYGPLGVELKNNVKKAWWKKFIQESPYNVGLDAAILMNPQTWVASGHVGNFNDPMIDCKQCKARHRADKLIENALSQKDIEMIVDGLSFAQMQDLITEHDIACPDCGAKDFTDIRQFNLMFKTFQGVTESSANQIYLRPETAQGIFVNYKNVQRTMRKKLPFGIGQIGKSFRNEITPGNFTFRTREFEQMELEFFCQPGEDLKWFAYWREFCHQWLLRLGMTTDNLRLRDHSKDELSHYSNATTDIEYRFPFGWGELWGVADRTDFDLKRHMEHSGEDFHYLDPDTNEKYVPYCIEPSLGADRVTLAFLIDAYAEEHLGEGDTRTVMRFHPALAPIKAAILPLSKKLSDGARNIFEDLAKDFYCDFDETGSIGKRYRRQDEIGTPFCITYDFDSQTDGQVTVRERDSMQQVRMPIAELKAYISEKIQF
- a CDS encoding FMN-binding glutamate synthase family protein codes for the protein MILFARPLIQWILGRWIRRLMSDRYPENIWEMVTAMTRTSPQMVVENSLRAQSGNIIERPFGSPRKFLNFDGLIFSPAQLATLPAQENAPVDVKITIGPKSRKPLALDIPILAGAMGYGIGVTEKVRLAVAKGTAAVGTATNSGEGGFLPEDRANAKYYILQYNSAAWNKDPAILKQADAIEIHIGQGASAGSASFIPPEYMQGKAREILQVPDGETVVIPSRHKEIQSVQDLQTLVANLRQITGGVPIGVKICASAKLEADLEAAIQAAVDFISIDGGQAGTKGGPPILEDDFGLPTIFALSRAVAYFKKRDVKGQISVLIGGGFNNPGECLKALALGADGIFMGTAVLWAMTHDQVTKTIPWEPPTELVFYPGSRTEQFDADAAADHLKNFFHSFVEEIKVGIRALGKTSLQEVSRDDLTALDEWTSRVTKIPCAYEPFSLPDQNDQQMVHVSDEERLSNPDHDSGQILHAESQKSESRPKETVKITMKKRWSALFR
- a CDS encoding GerAB/ArcD/ProY family transporter, coding for MAGSGLIKTENFLPVLENGWKPVLSTAFPLTLTFPFGELIVFTMVFPYANPSTQVMKTGLYGILASGLILSLTIAIDIAVLGVQASNQVFPLLTTIDKVNIANIIVRMDIISIATLILGGFFKITLFFYGAVLGIADVFRIRKPLYIIVPLSLIVLSASMQIAGNLPRHLEIGLKYVPYYLHLPFQVGIPLLMLLVAVIQKRFHIH